The nucleotide window CTGGCCAGCCTCTGCACGACGCGAGCACTCATGGGGACGGCGGAGACACCGGCTGCGCCTATCATCGGGTTTATCCTGCCGCCGCTGAGCTTCATCATGAGCTTTCCAAAGAGCACTCCTCCAGCCGTCGCGGAAGCGAACGCAACTATGCCGAGGCCGAGTATTATGAGGGTCTTTGCCGTCAGGAAGCTCTCCGCCCTCATTGTTGAGCCAATACCAAGGCCGAGGAATATGGTGACGATGTTCATGAGCTCCTCCTGGGCAGCTTTGCTGAGCCTCTCGACCACGCCGCTCTCCCTGAAGAGGTTGCCAATCATGAGCATGCCTATGAGCGGGGCAGCGCTGGGCACGAGGAGCCCTATGATGATCATGCTGGCTATGGGGAAGATTATCTTCTCCCTCTTTGACACAGGCCTGAGCTGCTCCATCCTTATCCGTCTTTCCTCGGGTGTGGTGAGGGCCTTTATGACGGGCGGCTGAATCAGTGGAACGAGGCTCATATAAGAGTAGGCCGCGACCGCCGTTGCCGAGAGGATATGCGGGGCGAGCTTCGTGGTAAGGTAAATCGTCGTAGGTCCGTCGGCACCGCCAATTATCCCTATCGAAGCGGCCTCCGTGAGATCAAAACCAAGAACGAGGGCCGCGAGCATGGCCACGAAGACTCCTATCTGTGCAGCAGCACCGAGAAGGGCAGTCTTTGGGTCGGCTATCATCGGACCGAAGTCTGTCATGGCGCCAAGGCCGAAGAATATCAGCAGGGGCACGACCTCCGTCCTGATGAGGAGGTAGTAGATGAGGTCGAAGATGCCCGGTGGGCCATACTGCTGGTTCAGGTAGCTCAGCGTGGCGAAG belongs to Pyrococcus yayanosii CH1 and includes:
- a CDS encoding sodium ion-translocating decarboxylase subunit beta, whose product is MGIEQAIIDFFEHMGLVNLTIGNIIMILVGLTLVYLAIRYKMEPLLLLPIGISAVLVNLPLSHLANWPLAPQLPPEVQDNIFATLSYLNQQYGPPGIFDLIYYLLIRTEVVPLLIFFGLGAMTDFGPMIADPKTALLGAAAQIGVFVAMLAALVLGFDLTEAASIGIIGGADGPTTIYLTTKLAPHILSATAVAAYSYMSLVPLIQPPVIKALTTPEERRIRMEQLRPVSKREKIIFPIASMIIIGLLVPSAAPLIGMLMIGNLFRESGVVERLSKAAQEELMNIVTIFLGLGIGSTMRAESFLTAKTLIILGLGIVAFASATAGGVLFGKLMMKLSGGRINPMIGAAGVSAVPMSARVVQRLASEEDPGNFILMHAMGPNVAGVIGTAVVAGVFLSALG